A part of Ammospiza nelsoni isolate bAmmNel1 chromosome 9, bAmmNel1.pri, whole genome shotgun sequence genomic DNA contains:
- the GFI1 gene encoding zinc finger protein Gfi-1 has product MPRSFLVKSKKAHSYHQPRSADEDYSLRLETVLAQICAGRSPSVASSLGDCPPPSRGRFSPESHLTEVADGTSESAPSCEGSVCDRVSEFEDFWRPPSPSVSPASERSVCPSLDEAPPFSVPFKPYMWNSLGGSELRHLVQSYRPCPGLERTSALGLFCDRGSEPALYGAECSSSLGLYGDFSSPGPGLFERPPAAAPGLYTETQPGLQQEKGPGGIKVESDLLCRPLLISAGSYKCVKCSKVFSTPHGLEVHVRRSHSGTRPFACDMCGKTFGHAVSLEQHKAVHSQERSFDCKICGKSFKRSSTLSTHLLIHSDTRPYPCQYCGKRFHQKSDMKKHTFIHTGEKPHKCQVCGKAFSQSSNLITHSRKHTGFKPFGCDLCGKGFQRKVDLRRHRETQHGLK; this is encoded by the exons ATGCCGAGGTCCTTCCTAGTGAAGAGCAAGAAAGCGCACAGCTACCACCAGCCTCGCTCTGCTGACGAGGACTACAGCCTGCGGCTGGAGACGGTGCTAGCTCAGATCTGTGCAGGTAGGAGTCCCTCTGTCGCATCCTCACTCGGAGACTGTCCACCT CCTTCCCGGGGGCGCTTTTCCCCGGAATCCCACCTTACCGAGGTTGCCGATGGCACCTCCGAGTCAGCGCCCAGCTGCGAGGGCAGCGTCTGTGACAGAGTGTCTGAGTTCGAGGACTTCTGGAGACCTCCCTCGCCCTCCGTCTCGCCAG CCTCGGAGAGATCTGTGTGTCCGTCCCTAGACGAAGCACCCCCTTTCTCGGTGCCCTTCAAACCCTACATGTGGAACAGCCTGGGTGGCTCCGAGCTCAGGCACCTCGTGCAAAGCTACaggccctgcccggggctggaGCGGacctcagccctggggctctTCTGCGACCGAGGCTCGGAGCCCGCCCTCTATGGGGCCGAGTGCAGCTCTTCCCTGGGACTGTACGGTGACTTCAGCTCCCCGGGCCCGGGGCTGTTTGAGCggccgccagcagcagctcctggactCTATACCGAAACGCAGCCTGgactgcagcaggagaaggggcCAGGTGGCATCAAAGTGGAGTCTGACCTTCTGTGCCGCCCCCTGCTCATCAGCGCTGGCTCTTACAAGTGTGTCAAGTGCAGCAAG GTCTTCTCCACACCGCATGGCCTTGAGGTACACGTGCGCCGCTCACACAGCGGCACGAGGCCCTTTGCCTGTGACATGTGTGGCAAGACCTTCGGCCATGCAgtcagcctggagcagcacaaggcCGTGCACTCGCAG GAACGCAGCTTTGATTGTAAGATTTGTGGCAAGAGTTTTAAGAGATCTTCTACTCTCTCCACCCACCTGCTCATCCACTCAGACACCCGACCCTATCCGTGCCAGTACTGTGGGAAGCGGTTCCACCAGAAATCTGATATGAAGAAACACACCTTCATTCACACAG GGGAGAAGCCTCATAAGTGCCAGGTGTGTGGAAAAGCCTTTAGTCAAAGCTCCAACCTCATCACCCACAGTCGGAAGCACACAGGCTTCAAGCCCTTTGGCTGTGATCTGTGTGGCAAAGGCTTCCAGCGGAAGGTGGATTTACGGAGACACCGGGAGACACAGCACGGCCTGAAATGA